The window CCGCGCTCACGCGTCCCGGACCGCTCCGTGCGTTCGCGTTCCCGGCCCTGCTCGCGATCGCCGTCGTCCTCCCCGCCTGTGCCGCCTACTGGTACGATCGCCAGTGGCTCACTGCGGTCGTCGCGGTCCCGCTCACGCTGGTGCTCGCCGGCGGCGTCCACGACTTGCTCGTCGACGTCGCCGGCCCGGCCGGCGCGCTGTACGCCGGCGGCGAGGTCCTCGTCGTCGCGATCGGCGCGGCGGGCGTCGCCCGGACCGACTCGGTCGTGCCGGCCGCGCTGGCGTTTACCAGCTACACGGTGGGAGCGGCCGCGCTGTCGTACCTGACCTCAGTGGGCATGCCGATCTGACTCTCCGACGGTCGACGGCCACTGAGCCGGCACAAAGCACATATCCCGACCGGGCCAAATCCGGCGTATGCACCCTGAAACCCCCGATTCCGAGAGCGGCTGTCCGAAGTGCGGCCACGACGACGCGGAGGTCGACAATATCGCCGTCACCGGCGGCGGCTTCAGCAAACTGTTCGACGTCCAGAACCGCGGGTTCCGGACCGTGTCGTGCACGAACTGCGGGTACACGGAACTGTACAAGTCCGACGCCGGGAGCAGCGACCTCGTCGACGTCTTCCTCGGGTGAGGATGGCCGGCGAGACGGTGTTCGCCGTGTTCTTCGTCCTATTCGTCGTCGCGGCCCTCGCCGTCCCCCTCCTGCTCTGGTCGGAGATCGAGGCGGAGACCGATCGGACGGAGCGGATGGACCGGGCGTCGGCCGAGCGGACCGCCCGGCGGGACGCAGGCGGCGACGCCACATCGAGATCGGACGACGACCGACGGGACGGCACTGACGGACGGAATCGCGGTGCCAACCACTGGGACCGCGAGGAAAACGAGAACGGCGATCGGTTCTGAGCAGTCGGTAGGCGGCGGACGACCCGATCAGTCGTCCGTCGAGGCCGCGAAGTCCGTGCTGGCGCCGTCCGCGTCCGCGGTGGCCGACGCGGGCAGTTCGGTCCGCACGTCGTCGCGCTCGCGCTCGGTGATGACCTCGGCGTAGGCGTCGGGCATCACCTTCACGAAGTCGTCGAGCGCGGCCTCCCAGTCGTCGAGGAGGGTCGTCGCGCGCTCTGAGTCCGTGTAGGCGGCGTGGTTCTCGACCAGCCGGGAGATCATCTGGCGGTCCTTCTCCTCGAGCG of the Halomicrobium salinisoli genome contains:
- a CDS encoding zinc ribbon domain-containing protein, with translation MHPETPDSESGCPKCGHDDAEVDNIAVTGGGFSKLFDVQNRGFRTVSCTNCGYTELYKSDAGSSDLVDVFLG